The Plasmodium malariae genome assembly, contig: PmUG01_00_7, whole genome shotgun sequence genome has a segment encoding these proteins:
- the PmUG01_00019400 gene encoding fam-m protein — protein sequence MKQNIKTPFLIKISGLILLTWLCHFINDMNGFIKSSDASYTLGRVLKKRTYRLLAEYKEGKGSNIVELKDIPNYKECKNKDKSNNKKGEIRKNGKPNKSLSKKRFYIKLTDYNDGMPDRKYFNFEKKWIRKKDYEIFQEQNKRISDKNFKKIKFRSYGFAVAVFFLFFLFGIGFPILQGLELLEPLQKQLLGILSEIIGDPTVVQHFICSIFYGVLIIILAIIIIITIPKILINNEKYKKFKLMNVQKEQ from the exons atgaaacaaaatattaaaactccgtttttaattaaaatttctgGGCTTATACTTTTAACATGGTTATGccattttataaatgatatg aatGGGTTTATCAAGTCTTCGGATGCGAGTTACACTCTTGGTagagttttaaaaaaaagaacctATAGATTACTAGCTGAATATAAAGAGGGTAAGGGCTCAAATATTGTAGAATTAAAAGATATTCCAAATTATAAAGagtgtaaaaataaagataaatctaataataaaaaaggggaaatacggaaaaatggaaaaccCAATAAATCATTAAGTAAGAAGAGATTCTATATAAAACTTACGGATTATAATGATGGAATGCCTGatagaaaatatttcaattttgaaaaaaaatggattagaaaaaaagattatgagATCTTtcaagaacaaaataaaagaattagtgataaaaattttaaaaaaataaaatttagaagtTACGGATTTGCAGTtgctgttttttttctttttttcttgtttggAATAGGATTCCCTATATTACAAGGTTTGGAGCTGCTGGAGCCTCTACAGAAGCAGCTTCTAGGGATATTAAGTGAGATCATAGGTGATCCCACTGTAGTACAACACTTTATTTGTTCAATATTTTATGGAGTTCTTATCATTATATTAGctatcataattataataacgaTTCCTAAGatcttaataaataatgaaaaatataaaaaatttaagttaaTGAATGTACAAAAAGAACAATAA